The following is a genomic window from Branchiostoma lanceolatum isolate klBraLanc5 chromosome 10, klBraLanc5.hap2, whole genome shotgun sequence.
ATTAAAGAGTATCGATAAAACAGGAATGTTATTGTACCCTATGCCTAGTTGATTTAGAAAAGTAAACAACGACTCTCATCCACTGcgacagtagagtcagtccccccagcctggctgttgctatggttgTGATTGACAGTACACATGTCGGTCCTCTTTTATCGGGTCGGACGGATGTCTATAATCAAAGTCAATACAGACGTGCAAAATGTCTCTATCGTGGGCTATGTGATAGTATAAGTAAGTTAGAAAAGTTCTGATCAAGGATTTTTGACTGCGAAATGAATACAAATGGCGGGAGCTACTGGAGTATATATTTATGGATAAGttatttacgttgatgaaggctatACGCTATCAGGCCTTATGATTAATTAAGTTAATACGAATACAACAATATAGTGAATGAATAGACATCAGTAGCTACTTTTCTAAGCTATGATTCAGGTTTCTATCTGCCGGCTTCCGTGGAATTACACTGCTGGTCGTCGAGGAtgcagctgggcgaccaacaagacctacctgtttccgtcggagctcttgggccgtcgagggtgcagctgggcgactaacaagacctacctgtttccgtcggagctcttgggccgtcgagAGTGCATCTGGGCGatcaacaagacctacctgtttccgtcggagctcttgggccgtcgagAGTGCATCTGGGCGatcaacaagacctacctgtttccgtcggagctcttgggccgtcgagggtgcagctgggcgaccaacaagacctacctgtttccgtcggagctcttgtgGGCCGTTCATGGTCATCGGATCGACTCAACCATTCCACAGGGAATACATTAAGCGTTTCGACGATTTTAAACGTCTTGATCACATCAAGTACAGATAGAAAGCAATGATTGCTGAAATGTTTATCATCAtttcttgatttcaaaatgatggtatgaaacagacacaaaacacaaatgttgttttcctttcaaaGTTCCGTTTCATATCTGTTCAAACTGTGTTGGCGCTTGTACTTAACGTAACTAACATTAAACTTCTACTATGTAAACTTTCTAACATGTTTGACAACTGTTATGGGTTGTTGAAGGATGTTTCCTCTTCACTTGTGCTTGGTTTGTTTGTCaacaacacaatgtcatgtacattgtacacactaCGTCACAGCATATACAGGGGTGACGGAAGGTAAGTTTATACCAGGATCATCGATCATCTTTGGGCAGCTACTGTTCCAGGAGTGGGACATTTTTGCGACTGGTGAGACAACAGCCAAGGCGCTGCTAGAGGTATGCTCCAAAATCTTTGGACCCTTCGGGTACTAGCTCGACCAAGTTTATAACATCATTGGTTCAACATTTCAGTTGTAACTAATTGCTCATTTTTGGTAAGTTACTACAGAAGTAACATTAGCTTTTAGTCGTGATTAGTTTGGTTTGATAATTACGACAGACGGTAGGTTACTTAACGTATGTTAGTAAtaattcaaagaacatgaacgTGTTAGTGAATAGCTGTTAGTTGGATGTTGAAATAGTTCCGTTTACAGTCAAAGtcaaaaaccatgaaaaaaagacaattccACACAAAATAACTGGTAAAATAGTTCGGCGATGGTCCAATTCGGCGAATAGTATCACACAGTTAAAAGCGTGCCTCCAAACTTCCGGGGAAATtttatctgaaaaagaaaacaataactaAAAATTAAAGCATTTCAATATAGTACGGGATTCATACGACAATATTaccacatatactagtactcagATCGCGTGGATCATTTACACCCACACCAAGCTAAATTTCGATTTCTCCGAAACTGTTTATAGAATATACTagaacaaacaatgaaaaaataagTACATGTCAACACAGGgcggagaagaaaaaaaacaacgttcAGAATGCTATTACAATCAGCGCGGTCCGCTTCTTTGAAAACATGCCGTCAAAGAAACCGCGCCTCGCCGCCcatgtgtcaatcaaaccaaggaggttaacctccttgatcaaactGAGCCGTGCACGAATCCACCTGGGGTCTGGACAAGACCAGTTCAAGTTACAAATTCGGGAGGTTCAATTTTTGCTACAAATTATTCCACTGGTATCTGAACAAGTTACATACTCAGTACACGCGTAAAAAGACCatcatatctatctatttccGACCGCAATGATGCAGATCTCATGTTTGCACTAGAAATCCTTAATTCGACAACATGACGCCAACATGACAAAGGAACATGCCCCATGCCATGGTGTTTGCGCGTCGTGCGTCAAACTTTAGGAacctccaaatttgcataaacaggtcACGTTCCAGTTTTCAATGCGGAAGCGGGTTCCCACGATAGCGGTGCGGAGCTTCCAGCTCGAACACAGCCCGAAGGAAGATAACTGCAGGTCAACGCTTGTCAAATAGACATGCCTCTCGTGTGCCTTGTGTACCTTGTGTACCTCCAGGACTTTGCACGACTACAGGAGCCGTACGGGTCATTCCCTGACGATCATTCCGATAGCATTTTGTTCGGAGCTcgaatttgttattgttatgctaAGATAGTTTATCTTTGCCGGAAGATTACCAGACAAACACAAATTATTCTTTTTACAGTAGCGTCTACAACGATTAATCGTACACTCTTCATTATGAGTACAAGTACATACGGTAATACCGCTACCATGTGATGCCATTTTCTTCGGGTGGCCCTGACGCTAGCCGCGGCAGCGAGGCGTCCGCGTCGCATCATCGGACACATCATGATTTGCGGTGTTAAAAaattatgcatttttttatgaaatataaaaaaatacatcttgGTGGAATGACGCCACTAGTGTttatttgttctgttttttATACCGTATGTGCTGCAGAGTCGACTGTCTCTAAGTGTTGCCAATTTGCTCTAGAGTCCGCTCGTGAAAATTGTTGCAAAATCTACCCGAAACAACGTGGTGCAAAGCAGCGCCGGTGCGCGGTGCGTTCTAGATTGAAGGTCTCACACTGCAGATTGGGCTGCGGGACAGACCGAAGGCCCGCGGGAATAACGCAAAACCCCGCGGgtgtacacgcaaaaacccgcgggggtacacgcaaaaccccgcgggtgtacacgcaaaaacccgcgggggtacacgcaaaaccccgcgggtgtacacgcaaaaacccgcgggggtacacgcagaaacccgcggggatacacgcggGGTTTGATGCATAACCCGAAGACCCCACTGTAACTGGTGCAGTATGAAATCAGCACCCTGACTGTAGTGTATTCTCTATGTACATTGTTAAAAAGTTTCTTTAGGGAATACGATGTAGTTTCAAATAATGCTCAATATTAGACATCATTtgctgtaaccaaggaggttttaatctATTagatctatataaaacctccttgttgtaaCACATCAATTTGTCATGCTTCTGTGTGGTATGATATGTTAAAGGGCAGTGAATCTACTACTTAGCTAAGATACTTTTTATTAGAGAATTAAAAAGAACTAGACTGAGAAATAGACTGAGAAATAGACTGAAGCTGTCGaccgtcttcagagacgacaagagccaaagagagaaaaagaactaaaagaaatgttttattaTTAATGAGACTAaacttttcttccaacactataagagaaattgggacttaccccaaattttcggcaacataaaagaaatattttctgttttcCAGACCGCCTAAACTGGTGACTAAACATGAGAAGGTTCAGCTCCACCCCAAGTCTGTCAACGCCGATGAGAAGTACTTTGAGGACGGCTGGCTTATCTACCACATGAAGATGAAAACTACTCAGGTGAGGAATCTTCTTAAACACCTGTAGGGAAAGTTGTGGAAcacctactacatgtatagtgaAAGTAAGATTGGTGGCTGATTTATGATGATAGTAATttcatttgcaagttcttgcccgaaggctaattgcaacatgaaacaatacatagcaagggtatactgtacagatagtgccaGTTAACAtgtgactagtagaacacatggctattctaaaaactactacggaatcatatgaaaatgaaaactaGGTACGTACATATAGGATGTGTCCAACATTTAATTCTCTCCCAAACAAAATGCTATACATTGTAGCAGTGGGGATTGTACCTTTGACATGGGGGCAATAATTCTTTGTTATGTTTGATTAATCAGGCTTTGAtatttttacattgtatttctgcCAAGGAATCAAATTCCTGTAGTTTGGCTTTAGTGACAAATTTTACCTTCTTTCTTGCAGGTGTTCCTGTATGACTGCACAATGATTTCTCCCTATCCTCTGCTGTTCTTTGGAGGAGACATCACCATACAGAAGGTACAGGCATTACTCTATACAAAGGTAtaaggttcaaagttcaaatgACAAGCTAGTCTAACGCTTCTAGCTGACAAATGATCTTAGATTTGAATGATTGTGACAGTTATGTGAGTATATTTGAAATGTAGACATTGTGGCCATGTCAAACTTTCTACTGACAGGAACTGTTTTCTGCATGAAAAACGACAACATTCAAACCTCCCCAAACTTTTTAATAAAACCAGTACCTGCTAACTTTCAGGACGGTAACCAAGAGACTGTTGCCGTTGACAACTGGATCGTCTTCCGTGCTGCTACCAGGACTGCCAAACTGGTCAAGGTGATtaaaatgtcatgttttttaACCTTCATCATGCTGAGTTATATGTATCTGTGAAGCAACAGCAAGTTGGTGGTGTGGTGTTGCTTAAAGGCTTAGCTGAGTGTAGGGCAGACCCAGAAGAAAGGCACATGAACCTGTATGTAGTCTAGGATACTTGTATAAGTTTTGTTGACGgtaataaaattttgaatttttaccCACAACAGCTTTTTATGACTTGAATGCTTAGTCTTGGGGTTGAGATGGACATTGGCCTGTGAAGCAATATGCATatatttttgacaaatatttacacATTCGAGACGAACACTCATATAGTTACTTTGTGAATGAATCGAGAAAAAGGTTTCAAAGAAGTCGTAAGGATGGCAAAGGGCCCAATGTTgtaagtagatacatgtaggaaatGAGCTTAGATTTCTTTATCTACACATTCACAGGGTCTGAGACATGAGCTGGACACAGTTCTACAGCAGAAGATCACCCGACCTGGAGCCATCAACTGGGATGAGAGGAGCAAGGAGGGACAGCTGATGAGGGGTATCATACAACTCATAACTACTGAGGACTCTAGTCAGGATTATGAGGATGACTATGACAGCGAGGATTAAAGCCATCATAATGTGCATACCTGTATGTGAAGCTTTAGTGACAAATGAACTGGAGAGACAAGCAAGGCCAGCTGATGAGGGGGATCATTCAGCTGATCACTACTGAGGAGTCCAGCCAGGACTATGAGGAAGACTATGATAGTGATGATTAAAGAAACATAGATATTGAAcattattgagaagagtaggggtgacccggtgtgcttggccaaaaatgtgtGCTGTGGCGAGGCCGCTGTGCAGTTGCACAAACAGCCCGAGAATATACCTGAGGTCCCTTCggggatgtgggtcacatttcattgAACAGTATCAGTTGGCTACGGcacaggctacatgtacattgtacttaatgTTATTCTAGAGTGGTGGATAGTCATATTCAACAGTAGAGGGTACTTTACTACTATGGATGGGAAAAGCAAGGATGATAATGACAGCAATGATAAAACCTAGATATTAAATGTACTTAATGTTATTATAGTGAATGCAGATAATTAAACCATTGCACAATGTGTTAAAGACTATGATAATGCGTTTTGAGCTCATCTTGCCAACATTCAACTCAACTAAGGACTCAGGATTATGATAGCAATTATTTAGATGATGCAAATGTTAAGTTTGTGCACTTTGAATCTTCTAAATGATGAATGAAGTGCACCAATAGAAAACAGCTGGTGAGAGGCATTATCACTATAGAGGACTCTAGTCAGAATTATGAGCAAGATTTTAGTGTCAATTAAACCTAAGATGAAACAATGAATTCCATCTACACGTATCTGATTTCCACACCTATCAAGTGTAATTCAATACTGAATGTGGTATTGTCTGTTTGGTGTATACGTGTATGTACATTATCACTTCTACATGATTTAAGAAGATGACATGTCAATGCACACTGACAAGCAATGTTTCTATTTTGAATAACATCCACAATTCTTGCCGTGGAATCTTCTACTGTTGCACATACAACATCGCAGTTGTTAACGTTGTTCCAACACTGCTTGGTACACATGTATGGTCTTTGACTCTTAACATTGCATTGTGCATTAAACATAGCTTAACTTTTTGCATTGTGTTGTTCAAATCCTTAACGTCTATGTTTTACCAAGCCAGGACAATTTGCCACATTGATCTTTTGGAATTCACAATAAAATGCATCAAAGTCTACAGTTAATGTTAGTGTATAAAGTAGGCATATGCTTTTTGAAACAGTTTTCATAGTCAGAAATATTGTGCAGCAAACATCTAATACTGTATACTGCATTGGGACAGGTAAATGTTAAGTATAGTCAATATTCAGCTACTTTTCTTGTGGCCCCTCAGACCTTGCACAGTAGACTGACTGAGTAGAGGTGCAGGTAGGGGTTGTGTGGTGGCACATGGAAAATTCTGTTTGagtataatactgtaaatcttgccaTAATGTTGCCATACATAATATGCTAAGAAATGATGAGAAAGCTTTTTCATCTACGGTACATTATTAAGCAAAGTTGATGTTCTGCTCCTTTTGTTGCTGCCTCTCCATGTTAGTGGTGGAAGAGTCGCAGGTTGGTGTGCACCATTGTGATGAAGTGTTCGTCGCACGCCTCGATCACGATCTTGTCCTGAACCGACCCCACCGGGCTGGCGATGTACTCAACTCCGCTCTGTAGGGGCACATGGGAAATTCAGTTTATTCTATAGTTACTGTTAATCATGatatgttcatggtggtttcgTTTGAGCATTTACCTCTCCCTGTCAAATCATGATACAGTATGTGTTTCATTATATGATTTCTGTACTAtacaatttttaaaatcaatgaCTTAAAACACCACACTATAGAACTTGACAGTATCATGACAGAtgaatttgtcttttttttaaaatcctcccacaccataatagATGTAtatggcggtgcccatctccgtttcatagccctggggccacactgtggtgcaatcactacagcagggggctagtccactggcagtggagtgtgtttaacttccatactgtttcagaagtatgtaccaattcttataaagtctttggtatgactcaatgcgcctcttgtccagaggtgtcctacgtggggcttgaaccccagtccttctggtccaagtaatttgaaccagatgtggcagagtagcaaaggcgcagaccactaaaCCACAAGGACACCCAAATGAATTTGTATATAAATGTTTTTACTGTGTTGACCAAGACTGGACCTCTATAAAGAATTAGGTACAGGACCTGGTCATTCAAAGACCTGCCATTTTTTGAAAGTTTCATTCTTTTCTCACTTTGCAGTAATGAAAGAAAGGCTTACTGCCAGTTCCACGTTTGACACAACTTTTAACTGGGTGGAAGAAGtgtcatgttgattttgttacCCATTTACACAagcaagaaatacatgtaccagagGAGAAGACTTCTCCGTACCTGGTGTCCTCGATCGATGTTGTCACGGAAAGGGAAGAAGGCATCGGAGCTGAGAGCCACGCCCTTCAGCTGGGAGATCCACTGGCCTCGCTCGCTCtgaggaaacaaacaaacaaacatgatgaatacgccaaaaataattactcaagcaactggataagattttgaaacagtcagacgtttcagacagtatccactgtctttcgtcagtgactaacgataggactgagaacaccaggttttataccaaaactctgaatatatatgttaagacatcctaaattgtctttaaaactacttcaagacatcctaaattgtctttacctcattaacatatctattcagagttttggtataaaacctggtgttctcagtcctatcgttagtcactgacgaaagacagtggatactgtctgaaaggtctgactgtttcaaaatcttatccagttgcttgagtaattattttggcgtatcttattacctggatgtctaaccttcatcaacgaaacatgatgaatgatttttattCGTAAGGAACTCGCGGGCAAACATGCCCGAATTACGTCCTTATTACATGGTCTATGCATTAAAATCACATAAAACAATGACTTGCAGTTCACTAATATTGTATTGATATGACGAAAAACAATTACGCAGTTAAAATCTATACTTAAGCCCTGTTATACAGCCGTATTGCACAGTGGAGGAAAGAATTACTGAGTCTCTTAGTACGGGCTTTAGGAACACTTATTCACTAGAGTACCAGAGCCATACCTCACATGCACTCACTATGAAGAGGTATGAATGTACACATAAGGATGACTTTACAGTTCTCTATACAACTATTCAATGTAGGCACTTGGAAAAGTTGTTGCCCAATCTTTGCCAAGGTAGTTCATACTTCAAAGCTTTAGGATGAAGAATTTAACATCAGATTCAGAGTACTATAAATATATGATGTAAGTATCTGGCATCCTACAACAGAAAGTCACAGTTTTTCATGTAAACCTTACAAAGTAAGAAttaacattactgtaaatgcattcaagtttgcatggtttataTTTTGCGCTGAGGGGAaagagtgttcgctgtggttttaagttcgcggcagtgctatagtcacatacagttacagtattggacaaaaatgttagagGCGGTTTTAACTTCGGGGTGAAACGGTCCCCGCGaatacatttctgcatttacaggggagactaaagggttacaataaatggcagtaatgcatgtagccctatggggaagttaagaaaaagaaggtgtcattatctcaggaatcaaaacatcagactacaataacttaccctcaaatactaaccagttatgtcaactgtcatcagattcatccctgacaaattccatacggctattctccagataaccccccctaatcagagcccttggataggtcctacaggcttcaaacacccagttgaagaccatcccactatatcaggggggtgccaaaccccacgaggtagagaaagaccatttatttcaactaattcagcaaatacagagtctatcctaccacagccaatcttttattgcccagatttcacaaaaaatcccaccaaaaaagaaTCTTCAATTGTTTAAACCACGTTTTTTACTTGAGGTCTCTCATCGtggggtctgggcgcaggcgcaatccctttagtctcccctatagtaTTCAAAGGAAAATCCTTGTACCTCCGTCAGCTGCTCTGGTGGTTTCACCAGGTTGCTCTCCCACGCGGAGGTCTCCATGTCCTCTCCAACCGTCCCATTCACGTACACGTCAATCACGTTCGACATCTCCGCACGCTTCACGCCTTTCTTGAAGGTCATGTTCAGGACCTTGGGGTGCTGGCGGAGCCACCTAGAGGCAGGGGAAGGAATTGCAGGTCAACTTTTATTCTCACAAGGATGTAAACTGGTGACACAGCAGTCTgccactacatgtataacttttgtatatcttttaaCATTAAGGTTCCTTCTTATCTACAATGTACACTATGAGGAATCTTATTGAGAATCATCTTTACCACTGTTTGCTACTGCAAATCTTAAAATCTTTTGCGGTTTTGTTTTTTGTGGGTTTTGCTGTAATCTCTGCAACGAACATTTCTGACACCGCAaacatgcatttccaatgtattaatTACTACAGTTAttgtgctacagaattgtttcaactgtgaccCTTTTCCCTTTCTActagatgaatttacagtatcagtatCATTATGATTTTAAATGTTACCAGTTGTTGGCCTTTTCCCCAGCCAGACGCATGCAGTGGATCCTGGACTGCTGCCCGGCGCCGATCCCAATCACCTTTAAACAATAACACAgcaggaaaaactttattgcacaacagttgtaCAAGATACAGCCTGAGTGTATGGCATCTTCTGCTACATAAGAACAATTCTACAAGACTAATCTACCTTGCAAAAAGACTAGTATGGGATGGGACTGTCAATGTGATACAAACTGCAAGAGAACCTGAAGAAACTGCAGTGAAAAACACAGAATGAAACTCTTAAGTCCTACCTGCCCGTCCCGTGCATAGCAGACAGAGTTGGACTGGGCGTACTTCAGAGCCACGGACGCCACGATCAGATCTCGGACAGCGCTCTCTGGCAGCTGGTGTGGAAGTGAACAAAGCTTAGACCTCACACAAACCATGATAAtgagcttacatgtacatgtacatgtacctacaacaCAACTATGGGCTGACATCCTTGGTTTAGCAATGGCTATGGTCTGAAATCAAACAAAGACTCACACAAAATGTTTTACTGCCTGTACTTTGAGCTTTAATCACTCATTGCCATggtcatttatttgtttgtttgattttgctTGAACCTCAGAGCTGTTTATTCAAtataagctcaaatcagcctacAGGCCACTTAATATTGAAGTCATGAGGAAGgaagtaagggtcagacaaaacaTCTAAATTGTTCATTTTAATTTACCACGTGAAATGGAGGATAAAACAGGTGCTTAATACCAGGTCCTACACAGCTGCATACACATATTCTTAAGTAAACCTCTGACTCACATCCTTCCTCTTTGTGACGATGTTTGAGAAGAGCTCCTTGTTGATGACGGCGTCGTTCCTCTTCTGCTGCATCTGCAGCCCGTATAGCGTCCGGGTCTCCAGCTCAGGGGGGTCGTAGGTCGGGTCCATCTGTAACACacgacagctgtcaatcactgacTGAGATACATTCACTGTCCTTGTCCAGCCACAGGTAAATGTCGTGGAGCATTCGCTTCTCTAGCGTAGATAGGAAGCTCTTGAAGAGTTTGGATCCATCTGGACAATGCCTGATTCTTTCGTTAGAAAGCGTATATATACCCATTAAAGTGCATTTACGACTTTGTGGGtactaaaaaaaattgtcacagaTCTCAAGCAAGGTAGCAAAATGGTTATGAAATTAGGCTTACAAAACCCCCATACACACCGACCTGCAGCACACAGTAGTGCTTACATAACCCCCAAACACACCCACCTGCAGTACACAGTAGGGCTTACATAACCCCCATACACACCCACCTGCAGCACACAGTAGGGCTTACATAACCCCCATACACGCCCACCTGCAGCACACAGTAGGGATTACATAACCCCCATACACACCCACCTGTAGCACACAGTAGGGCTTACATAACCCCCATACACACCCACCTGTAGCACACAGTAGGGATTACATAACCCCCATACACACCCACCTGTAGCACACAGTAGGGCTTACATAACCCCCATACACACCCACCTGCAGCACACAGTAGGGCTTACATAACCCCCATACACACCCACCTGTAGCACACAGTAGTTTCCTCCTTTCTTCTTCCTGAGGATCTGCAGGGCCTCCTCCTGGTAGCCGGGGGCGATGACTCCGTCTGACACCTGAAGGGAAAAATACCAAACTTTAAGGGATATTCATTTTGTCTAAAAAATCAACTCAGCTGCTGTattgatctgtatctgtattggtAGAATTGTTTTCGGCCCAAGACAGACACTGAGGAACTACACACACTAACCCGCTGGACTAtcatagaattccaaaacagtaaataaacaaataatgaaCGTATGCAGTACCTCACGAGAAATGATTTTGGCTGTTGGGACGTCACACTCATCTGATAAAGCGATGAAGTCACCAAACGATGACATACGATCAGCACCTGAAATGGAGAGTAAAATACATGGACCAAGATAAAATATCATGCTGACAGATTCAAATAAAGGCAGAAGTTTATGCCAGCACACAAGCTGAAACAAATTGTCAACCTGGCCCCGCCAACCACCTGGCAGAGACAACGGCCTCCCGTCATTACAAGCCATATTAAAACATAGTCCAATTTTACATGGTTCAGACTCTCAACCACTCCCCCTCACCAActatttttcctcagtcccttgagtggttgctagcTGAGACCAAGTTTTACTTAACATTAAGAGCTAAAagtaaaagttgtaaaaaaattTCCTGTACCTCTTGCACGAGCGTACGCAGTCGCCAGCGGAGTCAGCTGGGCGTGCATGTCGTCCACCATGCACAGTTTGGCCTGGGTTTCACTCAGCTCCACACCAACAGCCGCTCCTGGGGGGAAACAGAAATACAGCAGGGGTTAGCATGTGTTTCTGTACACCCACAAATGGCCACAAGGTCTCGGCTGTCTATTGTATTAGTACTTacccagtactgtaaatgcatttaaattcaaGTGATAGTGAGTGTGGTTTTTAGCCGGGGTTAGTCAGACTAAATCACTACAGTCCCTCCACTGGTCAGGTCCCTAGAACTCGGGGGAGGCCCAATCAGCCCGAAAGCGAGAGATCATGTAACATAGCCTACAGGAGGGGTCAGTTTGCATTTTTGTGCGCCCACAATACACTGGCTGTCCATTGTATTTGTACACTcaatcactcattcactcactatGATCCATTTCAACATCTGTTTTTATCCCGTTGTGTGAGGTTTAAACATTGTTGCAC
Proteins encoded in this region:
- the LOC136443974 gene encoding bifunctional purine biosynthesis protein ATIC-like, which gives rise to MAGKEIALLSVSNKSGLVDFARGLHELGLQLAASGGTAKAIRDSGVPVKDVADITGAPEMLGGRVKTLHPAVHGGILARASESDQADLDKQGYQRIRVVACNLYPFVNTVTKEGVTVAEAVENIDIGGVTLLRAAAKNHERVTVVCDPGDYPTILAEMAQSEVSDTMPATRKTLAVKAFNHTATYDAAISDYFRQEYCQGTSQLPLRYGMNPHQKPAQLYTTLEQLPVKVLNGSPGFINLCDALNAWQLVKELRQALDLPAAASFKHVSPAGAAVGVELSETQAKLCMVDDMHAQLTPLATAYARARGADRMSSFGDFIALSDECDVPTAKIISREVSDGVIAPGYQEEALQILRKKKGGNYCVLQMDPTYDPPELETRTLYGLQMQQKRNDAVINKELFSNIVTKRKDLPESAVRDLIVASVALKYAQSNSVCYARDGQVIGIGAGQQSRIHCMRLAGEKANNWWLRQHPKVLNMTFKKGVKRAEMSNVIDVYVNGTVGEDMETSAWESNLVKPPEQLTESERGQWISQLKGVALSSDAFFPFRDNIDRGHQSGVEYIASPVGSVQDKIVIEACDEHFITMVHTNLRLFHH